From a region of the Solanum stenotomum isolate F172 chromosome 2, ASM1918654v1, whole genome shotgun sequence genome:
- the LOC125856139 gene encoding probable L-gulonolactone oxidase 6 produces the protein MAQHSSIKRLGIPKLVCLDNGDQDGLLISTKFLNKIIRIDEENMMITVESGVTLRQLISEAGKAGLVLPYTPYWWGLTIGGLIGTGAHGSSLWGLGSSVHDYIVQLRIVTPADAANNYAKVHILENGSPDLNAVRVSLGVLGVVSQVTLKLERVFKRSITFSERDDSNLGEDAVTFGRQHEFADFTWYPSQRKVIYRIDDRVPNGTPGNALNDFLGFRPTDQNLLAIFRTLEEIQESTNDAGGKCAVAIINTSILKYLTYGWRNNGTGYPMVGFQNQVQASGTCLDSLEGATCPWDHRVKGLFFHQTTFTISLSKVKGFIEDVQRLVALEPKALCVLDLYNGILMRYVTTSNAYLGKQEDSLDFDITYYRSKDPMSPRLFEDFLEEIEQLAFFKYGALPHWGKNRNVAFIGAINKYKNVDKFLQVKQSYDHLGLFSSEWTDQVLGLKDGLSIVKEGCALEGLCICSKDIHCAPNKGYFCRPGRIYKDARVCTNPSLSTIDIQTRKTICTSM, from the exons ATGGCACAACATTCATCTATTAAGAGATTGGG CATACCCAAATTGGTATGTCTAGACAATGGTGATCAAGACGGGTTACTTATAAGTACAAAATTCCTAAATAAAATCATAAGAATCGATGAAGAAAACATGATGATCACCGTTGAAAGTGGGGTGACATTGAGACAACTAATTAGTGAGGCGGGTAAAGCAGGTTTGGTCCTGCCTTACACGCCTTACTGGTGGGGTTTAACGATTGGTGGCTTAATTGGAACCGGAGCTCATGGAAGTTCTCTCTGGGGTTTGGGAAGTTCTGTACATGATTATATTGTACAACTTCGAATTGTTACACCAGCTGATGCGGCAAATAATTATGCTAAAGTCCATATATTGGAAAATGGTAGCCCCGACTTGAATGCTGTTAGAGTGTCACTAGGTGTTCTTGGAGTTGTTTCACAG GTGACACTAAAACTAGAACGAGTGTTCAAACGTTCAATTACCTTTTCTGAAAGGGATGACTCAAACTTAGGGGAAGATGCAGTTACCTTTGGGAGACAACATGAATTTGCTGATTTTACGTGGTATCCGAGTCAACGCAAGGTTATTTATAGGATCGATGATCGAGTTCCTAACGGCACTCCTGGCAATGCCCTTAATGACTTCCTTGGATTTCGCCCTACAGATCAAAACTTACTCGCCATTTTCAGAACCCTAG AGGAGATACAAGAATCAACAAATGATGCTGGTGGAAAATGCGCAGTTGCAATAATAAACACTTCCATATTGAAGTATCTTACTTATGGGTGGAGAAACAATG GTACTGGCTATCCAATGGTTGGGTTTCAAAACCAAGTCCAAGCATCAGGAACATGCCTAGACAGTCTTGAAGGTGCAACATGCCCTTGGGACCATAGAGTTAAAGGTCTATTTTTTCACCAAACAACATTTACCATTAGCTTATCAAAAGTCAAAGGTTTCATTGAAGATGTCCAAAGGCTAGTTGCTTTAGAGCCTAAGGCACTATGTGTCCTTGACTTATACAATGGAATCCTCATGAGGTATGTTACAACTTCAAATGCTTACTTGGGTAAACAAGAAGATTCTTTGGATTTTGACATCACATATTATAGAAGCAAGGACCCAATGTCCCCTAGACTCTTTGAAGACTTCCTTGAAGAAATTGAACAACTAGCATTTTTCAAATATGGTGCATTGCCACATTGGGGTAAAAATAGGAATGTAGCATTTATTGGGGCAATCAACAAGTACAAAAATGTTGATAAATTCTTGCAAGTGAAacaaagttatgaccatttagGTTTATTCTCAAGTGAGTGGACAGATCAAGTATTAGGCTTAAAAGATGGGTTGAGCATAGTCAAAGAAGGTTGTGCTCTAGAAGGACTATGCATTTGCTCTAAAGATATTCATTGTGCTCCAAACAAGGGTTACTTTTGTCGACCTGGAAGAATTTACAAAGATGCCAGGGTGTGTACTAATCCATCGTTAAGCACTATCGATATTCAAACAAGGAAAACAATATGCACATCAATGTAA
- the LOC125856140 gene encoding uncharacterized protein LOC125856140, with protein MILKGAFNINYKDGYPYLMRTLIYDSRFKVSEETAMAMAWFSFPNLLSTFIVKECLFSIVAAVGKPIHFDQATRHSCARVKVLRAHGLIEAYIFALDALTVRFEACEQGRGDSATVTTLKADIIGMRKDVDELKSTDLSMLFSTVEIPNIPSTDVPPSSEIPPATTTGDVAMVTVDAEFEAEIDEKEHGVREEAMYNDLADFEGAMI; from the exons ATGATCTTGAAGGGGGCTTTCAACATTAATTACAAAGACGGGTATCCATATTTGATGCGTACTCTTATTTATGATTCTAGATTCAAGGTTTCTGAAGAGACAGCTATGGCCATGGCATGGTTTTCATTTCCTAATCTTCTGTCAACCTTCATTGTGAAAGaatgtttattttcaattgttgcGGCAGTTGGTAAACCAATTCATTTCGATCAAGCAACAAGGCATAGTTGTGCACGTGTGAAGGTGTTG AGAGCACATGGGTTAATAGAGGCCTATATATTTGCTTTGGATGCCCTTACAGTGAGATTTGAGGCTTGTGAGCAGGGACGGGGTGATTCTGCTACTGTGACGACCTTGAAGGCCGATATTATTGGGATGAGGAAGGATGTGGACGAGCTAAAGTCTACTGATCTATCGATGTTATTCAGCACAGTAGAGATCCCCAACATTCCGAGCACTGATGTTCCACCCAGTTCTGAGATTCCTCCAGCTACTACGACCGGAGATGTTGCTATGGTGACAGTTGACGCTGAGTTTGAGGCTGAAATTGATGAGAAGGAGCACGGTGTTCGTGAGGAAGCTATGTATAATGATTTAGCAGATTTTGAGGGAGCTATGATCTAG